The Apium graveolens cultivar Ventura chromosome 6, ASM990537v1, whole genome shotgun sequence genome contains a region encoding:
- the LOC141665315 gene encoding uncharacterized protein LOC141665315, producing MARYCAFHDANGHETTEYRHLKDHIEDLIRKGFLTEFVAEEAKRYEDDKAGNEGEKGNPERPVRAKSIHTIIGGPYIGGSRRNAMKNYAHEARGPILTNVYNMSERPPKYFKGESVDVTFREADARHVYHLHNDALVVNSLIGGANVYKMLVDNGSSVNILAYSTYQKMGLVDSELLPCYNDVYGFTGPPSWWWGELNCLLPWGKSLGQPRESLSL from the coding sequence ATGGCTCGATATTGTGCTTTCCATGATGCTAATGGACATGAGACGACGGAATATCGTCATTTGAAGGACCACATAGAGGATCTGATCAGAAAGGGGTTTCTGACGGAATTTGTAGCTGAAGAAGCTAAAAGATATGAAGATGATAAGGCTGGAAATGAAGGGGAAAAAGGAAATCCCGAGAGACCCGTAAGGGCCAAAAGCATCCATACTATCATCGGAGGTCCTTACATTGGGGGCTCAAGACGAAATGCCATGAAGAATTATGCTCACGAGGCAAGGGGGCCAATCCTCACTAATGTATATAATATGTCAGAGAGGCCTCCCAAGTACTTTAAGGGGGAATCAGTCGACGTAACCTTCAGAGAGGCAGACGCCCGACACGTGTATCACCTCCACAATGATGCCTTAGTCGTAAATTCTTTAATTGGAGGAGCTAATGTATACAAAATGTTGGTGGATAATGGGAGTTCCGTCAACATCCTAGCCTATAGCACTTACCAGAAAATGGGGCTAGTAGACAGTGAATTATTACCCTGCTATAATGATGTGTACGGATTTACTGGTCCCCCGTCTTGGTGGTGGGGCGAATTAAATTGCCTTTTACCTTGGGGGAAGAGCCTCGGACAGCCACGCGAATCACTGAGTTTGTAG
- the LOC141668367 gene encoding large ribosomal subunit protein P1-like: MSIGELGCTYACLILSDDGIPVTSEKISTILKAANVNVESYWPSLFAKLAEKRSIDDLVMNVGAGGGGGAVAVTAQAAGGGAAEAKAPVEEKKEEPKEESDDDMGFSLFD; the protein is encoded by the exons ATGTCTATCGGTGAACTCGGTTGCACTTACGCTTGCCTGATACTCTCCGACGACGGCATCCCCGTCACT TCGGAGAAGATATCGACAATATTGAAGGCTGCTAATGTTAATGTGGAGTCTTACTGGCCAAGTTTGTTCGCCAAGCTTGCGGAGAAGAGAAGCATTGATGATTTAGTTATGAATGTCGGAGCTGGTGGTGGCGGTGGTGCTGTTGCCGTTACTGCTCAGGCTGCCGGTGGTGGTGCTGCCGAAGCTAAAGCACCTGTTGAGGAGAAGAAG GAGGAACCCAAggaagaaagtgatgatgacaTGGGATTCAGTCTCTTCGATTAG
- the LOC141664025 gene encoding putative carboxylesterase 8 — MSDQESSNIDPYKFLKISLNQDGTLTRPQPFPSIHPTSDPSDLTDSQLALSKDFCTNNGILLRLFRPLESLTKLPLIFYFHGGGFVFFSATSAPFHNSCIRMATVCNALVLSVDYRLAPENRLPAAYDDAMEAITWVRDQANNANGCDPWLKEHADFSKVFLMGSSAGGTMAYYSGMRALDMDLNPIKIRGLIINQAYFGGVERTQSELRLINDKVVPLAANDLMWSLALPEGVDRDHKYCNPLIGCSSSEKIQRLPRCLVRGYGGDPLIDRQKELAKMLKGRGVNVTTSFDEEGAHAIELTDPIKATKLFEDINKFVQSTAN, encoded by the coding sequence ATGTCTGATCAAGAATCCTCTAATATTGACCCATACAAGTTTCTCAAAATCAGTCTCAACCAAGATGGCACTCTCACTCGACCTCAACCATTCCCTTCTATTCATCCCACTTCAGATCCCAGTGACCTCACCGATTCTCAACTCGCTCTCTCTAAAGACTTTTGTACCAATAATGGCATCCTCCTCCGCCTCTTCCGTCCTCTGGAATCCCTGACAAAACTGCCGTTGATCTTCTACTTCCACGGTGGTGGTTTTGTTTTCTTCAGCGCTACGTCAGCTCCTTTTCATAATTCATGCATTCGCATGGCTACTGTTTGCAATGCATTAGTATTATCTGTTGATTATCGCCTGGCACCTGAAAATCGCCTCCCAGCAGCATACGATGATGCCATGGAGGCAATAACGTGGGTGAGGGATCAGGCAAATAATGCCAATGGTTGTGATCCGTGGTTGAAGGAACATGCCGATTTCTCAAAGGTTTTCCTCATGGGAAGTAGCGCTGGTGGAACTATGGCATACTACTCAGGTATGCGTGCACTTGATATGGATCTTAATCCAATCAAAATCAGAGGGTTGATAATAAATCAAGCGTACTTTGGTGGGGTTGAGCGGACCCAATCTGAGTTGAGGCTCATAAATGATAAGGTTGTTCCCTTGGCGGCAAATGATCTGATGTGGTCGTTGGCATTGCCAGAAGGTGTTGATCGTGATCACAAGTATTGTAATCCATTAATTGGATGTTCATCATCAGAGAAGATTCAACGGCTGCCAAGATGTTTGGTTAGAGGGTATGGAGGGGATCCATTGATTGATAGGCAGAAGGAGCTGGCTAAAATGTTAAAGGGACGCGGGGTCAATGTGACGACTAGTTTTGATGAGGAGGGAGCTCATGCCATAGAATTGACTGATCCGATCAAAGCTACAAAGCTGTTTGAAGATATCAACAAGTTTGTTCAATCTACAGCAAATTGA